From the Natronogracilivirga saccharolytica genome, one window contains:
- a CDS encoding InlB B-repeat-containing protein, with protein MKHIYTTIPIQVILLILLAFLLSSNNTYEVTGTLVDENDAPIVDHKVMLVDQNDEQIASDHTGSDGQFTLSYQVEPTSAEPGFGTDSPSEFRLGSSYPNPFNPRTRIPFQVPENTRAYIAVYNILGQRIMHTHAEVNKGTHEIEVNLGTGLSQGQYVLRVQGDGFMLTETMTFLSAGISSGTHGITVRSAGQVQSRASGSMHLADTEIYRIVVDDTDDYSGMEIEITANQDYELEVLKLSRKVRPPSLTTQEVSNITLTTARAGGAISDDGGSDVTEMGVVWAATDDPTLTTNDGMTADTLDNGAFSSRITGLSPETNYFMRAYATNRTGTSYGESFEFRTPKVEEIEVAVQKTVEELIPENYLPAVFAYYESLEEAKRAEYLDSLDQAGNTLHEIASEYFSSAEFKEEFEKSQAKILGKKNSDLDSQFFSGCSNMARLGYSRGLTIDANVSATGVVLIGVGLSAHGGGGAEMVYDFVNMDRNLYLFQMCGIGASISGGAGLGASTGISLGGFNKIITNIPANQQDTIDRFAGLSRGSSLSLGGKVAVLFGVDLSLGFGITKGVEGTPPGGVIENLKECPSIILNPQINRGPMALSFEASIGASVGTEAAAMLKGEGQRVATFSRSEDYFYTDFGRENKDDRVAPSLRMAADILKPSPYNGLTGGTIPSPLDLAMSAMAVSYGLFNPLECEEPTYPPLVITNSVEHISHNSAEIEGYFKDDGGDAVTERGICWSETNDPDIFTNCTSEGTGMGEFSSTIDDLQSDTRYYARAFAGNSIGTAYGDRISFSTLKEPPEPGTYSLNLTVSPSGSGSVSGAGEYEEGTTVTISATANSGYSFVNWSGDTDHVADENVASTTVTMPASDISLTANFEQDGGNGDGPRDTETEVVEVTNPETGRVWMDRNLGASRAATSSTDSQAYGDLYQWGRGADGHQLRNSSTTSTLSESDQPGHGSFITNNSGANWDWRSPQNDNLWQGVNGINNPCPAGYRLPTEAEWNAEINSWSSNNASGALNSPLKLPLAGYRTHSTGSLFLVGSYGLYWSSSVSGSRARYLSFNSSTADVSSGSRASGRSVRCTKD; from the coding sequence ATGAAGCATATCTATACAACAATTCCAATTCAAGTTATTCTGCTCATTTTATTGGCATTTCTATTGAGCAGCAACAATACTTATGAGGTCACCGGTACACTGGTCGATGAAAACGATGCTCCCATTGTTGATCACAAAGTGATGCTTGTGGATCAAAATGACGAGCAAATTGCCTCCGATCATACCGGCAGTGATGGTCAGTTTACGTTATCCTATCAAGTGGAACCAACATCTGCAGAACCAGGATTTGGCACTGACAGCCCGTCGGAGTTCCGTTTGGGCTCATCATACCCCAATCCTTTTAACCCTCGTACAAGAATTCCCTTTCAGGTACCGGAAAACACCCGGGCTTATATAGCTGTCTACAATATTTTGGGGCAACGGATCATGCACACCCATGCAGAGGTCAATAAAGGGACCCATGAAATCGAGGTTAACCTGGGCACTGGGCTTTCACAAGGCCAATATGTGTTGCGCGTGCAAGGTGATGGGTTCATGCTAACTGAAACGATGACATTTCTAAGCGCTGGCATCAGCAGCGGCACTCACGGCATCACAGTGCGTTCAGCCGGTCAGGTGCAAAGCAGGGCTTCCGGCAGTATGCATTTGGCAGATACCGAAATCTATCGGATCGTTGTGGATGATACCGATGATTATTCAGGAATGGAGATTGAGATTACGGCCAACCAGGATTATGAACTCGAGGTGCTCAAGTTGTCACGAAAAGTACGCCCACCCTCATTGACCACCCAGGAAGTTAGTAATATCACATTAACCACAGCACGTGCAGGTGGGGCCATAAGCGATGATGGTGGTTCAGATGTCACCGAAATGGGGGTGGTATGGGCTGCAACAGACGATCCGACGCTAACTACTAATGATGGTATGACGGCAGATACTTTGGACAATGGTGCATTTTCCAGCCGTATTACAGGTCTCTCGCCGGAAACAAACTATTTTATGCGGGCGTACGCCACCAATAGAACTGGAACGTCCTATGGTGAATCTTTTGAGTTTCGCACGCCAAAAGTTGAAGAAATAGAAGTGGCAGTTCAAAAAACTGTCGAGGAGCTAATTCCGGAAAATTACCTGCCTGCCGTTTTTGCCTATTATGAAAGCCTAGAAGAAGCGAAAAGAGCGGAATATTTAGATTCCTTAGACCAAGCTGGTAATACTTTACATGAAATTGCAAGTGAGTATTTCTCATCAGCAGAATTCAAAGAAGAATTCGAAAAATCACAAGCCAAGATACTCGGCAAAAAAAATAGCGATTTGGATTCGCAATTTTTTTCCGGATGTAGCAACATGGCGCGTCTTGGTTACTCCCGGGGACTAACAATTGATGCAAATGTGTCGGCAACAGGAGTTGTTTTAATCGGAGTAGGTCTAAGTGCTCATGGTGGCGGTGGTGCTGAAATGGTTTACGATTTTGTGAATATGGATCGAAATCTATACCTGTTTCAAATGTGTGGAATAGGTGCCTCCATTTCGGGTGGTGCGGGACTTGGAGCTTCAACTGGGATCAGCCTTGGTGGTTTTAACAAGATTATTACGAATATTCCGGCCAATCAACAAGACACAATTGACAGATTTGCAGGTTTATCAAGAGGCTCATCACTTTCCCTTGGGGGTAAAGTAGCTGTATTATTTGGCGTTGATTTAAGTCTTGGTTTCGGGATTACAAAAGGCGTTGAGGGTACGCCTCCAGGTGGGGTCATAGAGAATTTAAAAGAATGCCCATCTATAATATTGAATCCGCAAATTAATCGCGGCCCAATGGCTCTGTCATTTGAGGCAAGTATCGGGGCTTCTGTCGGTACAGAAGCAGCTGCAATGCTTAAAGGTGAGGGACAGCGTGTTGCTACATTTAGTCGATCAGAAGATTATTTCTATACGGATTTTGGACGTGAAAATAAGGATGACAGGGTAGCACCATCACTTCGTATGGCAGCAGATATTCTAAAGCCCAGCCCCTATAATGGTCTTACAGGAGGAACCATACCTTCTCCATTGGACCTTGCTATGTCTGCAATGGCTGTGAGTTATGGTCTATTTAATCCCTTAGAATGCGAGGAACCAACATATCCCCCATTAGTCATAACTAATTCCGTAGAACACATCTCTCATAATTCAGCTGAAATCGAGGGTTACTTCAAAGATGATGGTGGAGATGCTGTTACAGAGCGAGGCATATGCTGGAGCGAAACCAATGACCCTGATATTTTTACGAACTGCACCAGCGAAGGTACGGGTATGGGTGAGTTTTCCAGTACAATCGATGATTTGCAATCCGACACACGTTATTATGCAAGAGCATTTGCAGGCAATAGTATTGGAACAGCATATGGGGATCGGATTAGTTTTTCAACGCTGAAAGAACCACCTGAGCCAGGCACCTACTCTCTCAACCTTACTGTATCACCATCAGGCAGCGGTTCGGTTAGCGGAGCCGGCGAGTACGAGGAAGGGACTACTGTCACCATATCCGCCACTGCCAACAGTGGTTATAGCTTTGTCAACTGGAGCGGTGATACCGATCATGTAGCCGATGAGAATGTGGCCAGTACCACTGTGACCATGCCGGCTTCTGATATAAGCCTAACGGCAAATTTTGAGCAGGATGGTGGCAATGGCGACGGCCCCAGGGATACCGAAACCGAGGTAGTCGAAGTGACCAACCCTGAGACCGGAAGAGTTTGGATGGACCGCAACCTGGGGGCTTCGCGCGCTGCTACTTCTTCCACTGACTCTCAGGCGTACGGCGATTTGTACCAGTGGGGCCGCGGGGCCGACGGGCACCAGTTGCGCAACTCATCAACGACCTCCACATTGAGCGAAAGTGACCAGCCAGGCCACGGCAGTTTTATTACGAACAATAGTGGTGCCAATTGGGATTGGCGCAGCCCGCAAAACGATAATCTGTGGCAGGGGGTAAACGGGATCAACAATCCATGTCCGGCGGGCTACCGGTTGCCAACTGAGGCAGAGTGGAATGCTGAAATAAACAGCTGGAGCAGTAACAACGCATCCGGCGCACTCAACTCTCCACTGAAACTGCCCCTGGCGGGCTACCGCACTCACAGCACTGGTTCGCTCTTCCTTGTCGGCTCCTACGGCCTCTATTGGTCGAGTTCTGTGTCTGGTAGCCGCGCACGGTACCTGAGCTTCAATAGCAGCACTGCCGACGTGAGCAGCGGCAGTCGGGCGAGCGGACGCTCTGTGCGTTGCACTAAGGATTAA
- a CDS encoding RNA-directed DNA polymerase, whose translation METFQHLLYQLHLSYIHARKNKRNTRNQLRFEMHQEENLMQLARAIYERTYTPRPCIAFIIHKPVMREIFAADFTDRIVHHLLYRCIYPVIDRKLIHDTYSCRVGKGTLYGIKRAGHFIRSCGDNYQKEAYILKLDIQAYFMNMQHQIIFDKVMEMLPIGKQSYLGISRQTIRYLLQQTVFNPVTGNCRIRGSKSDWEGLPPSKSLFHYPENTGLPIGNLTSQVFGNVYLNDFDHHVKKVVKIKYYGRYVDDMLFVHNNRAHLEGIIPEMQRELDKVGLHIHPNKIILEPAEKGVAFLGQIIKPYRSYISNRTKNHFYQAIQQINKLLAEVPQFTWQQLCDIRATLIPIWGICTMPIPSVSG comes from the coding sequence ATGGAAACATTTCAACACTTGCTCTACCAGTTGCACTTGTCCTATATCCACGCCCGTAAAAACAAGCGCAATACCCGCAACCAGCTCCGGTTTGAAATGCACCAGGAAGAAAACCTTATGCAGCTGGCGAGAGCGATTTATGAGAGGACCTATACTCCACGGCCCTGCATCGCATTCATTATTCACAAGCCCGTGATGCGCGAAATATTTGCGGCTGATTTTACCGACCGTATTGTTCATCACCTGTTGTACCGCTGCATTTATCCTGTCATTGATCGCAAGCTGATTCATGACACCTACAGTTGCCGGGTGGGCAAAGGCACACTGTACGGTATCAAAAGGGCCGGACATTTTATCCGCTCTTGCGGCGACAATTACCAAAAAGAGGCCTACATCCTCAAGCTGGATATCCAGGCCTATTTCATGAATATGCAGCACCAGATTATCTTTGACAAAGTCATGGAGATGCTGCCCATCGGCAAACAAAGTTATTTAGGCATAAGCCGGCAGACCATACGATATCTGTTGCAGCAAACCGTTTTTAATCCTGTGACCGGGAACTGCCGGATCAGGGGCAGTAAATCCGACTGGGAAGGGCTGCCGCCAAGTAAAAGCCTGTTTCATTATCCTGAAAACACAGGATTGCCTATTGGAAATCTGACATCACAGGTGTTTGGCAATGTATATCTTAATGATTTCGACCACCATGTCAAGAAAGTGGTGAAAATAAAATATTACGGCCGTTATGTGGACGATATGCTGTTTGTGCACAACAACAGGGCGCACCTGGAAGGAATCATACCGGAGATGCAGCGGGAACTGGACAAGGTCGGCCTGCACATCCATCCGAATAAAATTATCCTGGAACCTGCAGAAAAAGGGGTGGCTTTTTTGGGGCAAATCATCAAGCCTTATCGAAGCTACATAAGCAACCGCACAAAAAATCACTTCTACCAGGCCATACAGCAGATCAATAAGCTGCTTGCTGAAGTCCCTCAATTCACCTGGCAGCAGCTCTGCGATATCCGGGCAACCTTAATTCCTATTTGGGGTATATGCACCATGCCAATACCTTCGGTCTCAGGATAG
- a CDS encoding four helix bundle protein, translated as MALFSELPVYKLGYDLLIAIYQRTSKFTREYKYTMGERLKNETLELLLSIYKANKSEKDHRLHYIDTARQRIEIVRLLLRICKDLKVIGMKGFVALNVQVEELSRQLTAWHKFTARAHANE; from the coding sequence ATGGCACTTTTCTCCGAGTTACCGGTTTACAAGTTAGGCTATGATCTGCTCATCGCTATTTATCAAAGGACCAGCAAATTTACGCGGGAGTACAAGTACACCATGGGGGAAAGATTAAAGAATGAAACATTGGAACTTTTACTCAGCATTTATAAAGCCAATAAAAGCGAGAAAGATCATCGCTTGCACTACATAGATACGGCAAGACAGAGAATTGAAATAGTGAGACTGCTTTTACGAATCTGCAAAGATTTAAAAGTTATTGGAATGAAGGGCTTTGTGGCTTTGAATGTGCAGGTGGAAGAGTTGTCCAGGCAGTTAACGGCCTGGCATAAATTTACTGCCAGAGCCCATGCCAATGAATGA
- a CDS encoding TlpA family protein disulfide reductase → MKRLVFFLILLLGCNSADSQTITGTFPNLAGEEVRLEGFRGFNTHEISRSDVSDDGVFTLPYSADHIGMGRLVSSDDHSFIVVLSGEEIRLKGESLANPETVDILSGEENRLFEQYAREHPRREQALSAWIFLENIYRDDSLFAVHDTPRQAIAREKQRIRDEDQAFLDQLDPSTYVHWYLPVRKLVSSVSVVAQHRTEEIPQTIEAFRQLDYTDQRLHRSGLLSDVLESHVWLIENSGRSLDSVFVELNISIDIMIENLSADPARLNEIAEHLFDLLERRSLFPSAEHLALSLLDHHSDILTSRLSDRLETYRTVRIGATAPEIVFTSKTYKSEDVAAGRLSEVDADYILLVFAAGWCPDCRAMMPELTEKYPVWKREGVEVVLVSLDDTPESFDEFVSNKPFISTSDLQRRSSPIARDYHVQNIPSMFLLDRNLEILLHPNSVEQMDAWVDWNLVQGNPGR, encoded by the coding sequence ATGAAACGACTCGTTTTTTTTCTGATCCTCCTGCTCGGTTGCAATTCCGCAGATTCCCAGACCATAACCGGAACTTTCCCGAATCTTGCCGGCGAAGAGGTCCGGCTGGAAGGCTTCCGGGGTTTTAACACCCATGAAATCAGTCGCAGCGATGTTTCTGATGATGGCGTCTTCACGCTGCCGTATTCGGCCGATCACATCGGCATGGGGCGGCTGGTATCCTCCGATGACCACTCGTTTATCGTTGTTCTGTCCGGGGAGGAGATCCGGCTGAAGGGAGAATCCCTGGCAAATCCCGAAACTGTTGACATCCTCAGCGGCGAGGAAAACCGGCTCTTTGAGCAATATGCCCGGGAGCATCCCCGCCGCGAGCAGGCCCTGAGCGCCTGGATCTTCCTGGAAAATATCTATCGCGACGACTCCCTGTTTGCCGTCCACGACACCCCGCGCCAGGCCATTGCCCGGGAAAAACAACGCATCCGGGACGAGGACCAAGCCTTTCTGGATCAGCTGGACCCATCCACCTACGTGCACTGGTACCTGCCGGTCCGCAAGCTGGTGAGCTCGGTTTCGGTTGTCGCGCAACACCGCACCGAAGAAATTCCGCAGACCATCGAGGCCTTCCGCCAGCTTGACTACACGGATCAGCGGTTGCACCGAAGCGGACTGCTTTCCGACGTACTGGAGAGCCATGTCTGGCTCATTGAAAACAGCGGCCGGTCGCTGGACTCCGTCTTCGTGGAACTGAACATCTCCATTGATATCATGATCGAGAACTTGTCGGCAGATCCGGCCAGACTCAATGAAATCGCAGAACACCTGTTCGACCTGCTGGAACGCCGGAGCCTGTTCCCCTCGGCCGAACACCTGGCACTAAGCCTGCTTGATCACCACAGTGACATCCTGACCTCTCGCCTCTCAGACAGGCTGGAAACCTATCGCACGGTTCGAATCGGAGCCACTGCCCCGGAAATTGTTTTTACTTCCAAAACGTACAAATCAGAGGACGTTGCGGCCGGTCGCCTCAGCGAGGTGGATGCCGACTACATTCTGTTGGTTTTCGCGGCCGGATGGTGTCCGGATTGCCGGGCGATGATGCCCGAACTCACGGAGAAATATCCTGTCTGGAAACGCGAGGGCGTTGAGGTGGTGCTGGTGAGCCTGGACGATACGCCCGAGTCCTTCGACGAATTTGTGTCCAATAAGCCCTTCATCAGCACAAGCGACCTGCAGCGGCGGAGCAGTCCCATAGCGCGGGATTATCATGTGCAAAACATCCCGTCGATGTTCCTGCTGGACCGCAACCTCGAGATTTTGCTGCACCCCAATTCTGTGGAACAGATGGACGCCTGGGTGGACTGGAATCTGGTGCAGGGCAATCCGGGACGTTGA